AAAAATAATATGAAGTTTGAAAACTAATTTTAATAACATTTTCATAACTTTTGCTTTTATTGCAGAAACCAATCGGAGATCTATATAGACAAAATTTACGGTGACAATGCACAAACCTTTAATCTTGGCtaaatagcacttttggtcccccacgtttcaaaaatgtgcaatCTTAATCCCCcacgtttaaaaatagcataatggTACCTCAACGTTTAGCTCCGttagcagttttggtccctcagcTAATTTGCCGTTAGAAACTTAACGTTTTTGTTTGACATGGCATTTTTTTTCTGATGTGGCATTAAGACTAGGAGAGAGAACCGGTTTTTAATGAGCTCACATGCCCCTCACATGATTATCTCCTTCCCCAAATCTGAAAATCACGAACCCTATTCTCATCTTCTCCCCCAAATTCCAAAATCGCGAACCCTaattctcttcttctcctccaaatCCCAAAATCGCGAAACCTAACCATGGGAGGATCTTCAGCCACTCCTAATTTCAGGGATTTTGAAGCTGATTCGAGTTGCAGGGTACCTGAATCGCAAAGAAGAAATGAAGGTTATCATGGGTTGTCTGGCTTTCGCGATATTTCATCCAACTCGACTAGTTCTGAGACGAGGCGACGAGTagtgtgtaagatcaagatttggtcatgtggtacaactctatgttttgatgataacaagtatttatttgtggatgaacaactatgatactctaatgtttgtcttgagtgttttgacaaacaggttctgattctgacaccagaagatatattcgtcagaagttctgaagatcagaggatatgaggatcagaggatctgaggatcagaggatcagaggatctgaggatcagaagaacagaggatcagaagttctgaggatcagaggatctgaagatcagaggatctgaggatcagaggatctgaggatcagaggatcagaggatcagaagatctgaggatcagaggatctgaagaccagaagctctgagggaccagaagctctgaaggtccagaagcagaagttacgaaggtcagaggatccaagcatccctctgactctgatcaccaagcttcacaagttccaacacgaagcataactctgatcagaagtcaatggttaaaggcaaatgtctctatctagaagtacaagagcagtgtactattctgaaaagcctacctaccaaggttcagccacagcaggttctggaagttccagaaatgccctccaacggtcatattctctcaacagaaatatcctttgcaccttggactataaaaggctgaagaaaagaagaaagctaagtgagagaaaacaaagagctgcaatacaagaaaagattcaagcctctactttcttcatctattcttatttggtttacactcagcttatttagaagcaaacctttgtaaacaccaacctcaaacagttgtttgattttccttaagggaccgggtaggtcagtatccttaagaagactaagagagtgaatcttagtggtgattcctttaggagatcaaggttgatcggatcctagagaagactaagagagtgaatcttagtgatagctaagtcagtgtattgttagtcacttgtaggtttcaagtgcagttgtaacaattatctgattagtggattgccttcattctaagaaggaagaaatcaccttaacgggtggactggattagcttgagggatttatcaagtgaaccaggataaaatacttgtgtgcttctctcttctctctatctttatccgctgcaccatctatcttagagaaaccgaaaagatttactttaaatcttaaggggaaagtttttatattaaaaacgctattcaacccccccttctagtcgtttttcacaccttcatagTGCTGTGTGATTGTGGTGTTCAAAGTCCATTGGTGACAACATGGACTGGGGTCAATCGTGGAAGGAGGTTTTATGGTTGTGGGCTGTTTGAGGTTTGTATGGTTAATTGGTTATTGAATCAGTGACTAATTTCTTCTTCCCTGATCTGTATAACTAACTTAAAATTACAGGTGCATCGTAAGAAGGTATGCAACTTCTTCCAATGGCATGATGCTGATGATGACAATTGTAATGCTAGGGAGAAGAAGTTGATTGTTGTCTTAACCAAGAAGAATGAAGAGCTGCagaagaaagagaggatccTAGTTGCCTCTTTGTTCATGTCAATGTTTGTGATCCTTGTGTTGTTGGTAGCTTATGTAAGGAAGTAGAAATACTAGTTTGGGGTTAGATAAGTAAGGGGGGCAGAACATGTATCCTGTAAGTGAATGTACTTGCAGTTAGATGGGAAAAAATCCAAGCAGAAAGTTAATGTACTTCAATTTGATGCAAGAAATGAAATTTCATCAAATATGTTTGGCCAATATGTTTCTATTAAGATCAATGTTATGCAATTAAGTCTGTGGTTAAATGTATCCAAAAAATAACTTCACCTCAAAAAATAACTTGACCTCAAAAACTAATAAACTGCCACCAACATTTGTCATATATAATCAAAGTCAGCCACCAACAATGCTATATACTGTTCAACAAAGTTGGTCCAAAAACACAACCAGAAACACTACATAATTGGTCTATACCAGAAAGATACATAAATCCTTCCACAGGACAATAGGTTCATTACATGACCATCcaaaacatatatataaaaacaCCATCCACAGGACAATAGGTTCATTACATGACCATCCAAAACACTAATCTGAACACACAATCCAAAACACTACTGAGTGCCACTAATTGCTTCTGCATTCctctttcttcctctcctcctTGGTGCATTTGGCTGGGATGTTGTCGCAGTAGGTGCAGGTTGAGAATATGCAGTAGCTATGTGCTGAGGCTGAGAAGATGGAGCAGCAGTTTGTTGAGACTGGAAATTTGCTGGAGGAGTGGGTGCAGGCTGATAATTTGCAGCACCTTGAGCTGAAGATTCCCCTGGTTCAGATTGAGCATTCCTCCTCTGACCTCTAGTTCTAGTCCCCGTACCTTGAGTCCTTCTTTGTTCAGGTTGAAGAACTTGAGTATTTGCCTGTAATCAAATACAATCCACATAAGTAAATTCACAACTTTAACAAAATTTAATTGATAAGCACAATTAAATTCATTACCTGATTGCCTCCTACTGGGATTGTCCTATCAGCTGCAGTTTTACCTTTGCAGGTTCTCTTGTTGTGTCCAGGCTCTCCACACCTTCTACATCTCACAGTGGAATTAATCCTCCTCAGCCTATTAGGGTTCCTAGGCTCATCATTTGCTTTGTTCCTCTGTTTTTTAGGCCTTCCCGGGGCCCTCCTCACATAAGGTGGATTTAGAGGTGCAGCTTCCACTTCTGGCCATAATTTGGGCCCATTGTTTGGGAGGATTATGTGGGAGTAGGTATTCAGAAATGTGTGCCTTctgaaaaaaatacaaacaagTTGTTAGTTCTTAACTTTGTTTATCAACATAATGCAGTATTAATTAAGACAAAATTGATAGTTCTTAACCTGTATGCCATGTCCACATATTCTCTGGAACATGGTGATTATACCACATACAAGCCAGAGCATGCACACAGGGAATCCCAGTCAGGTCCCATCTCCTACAAGCGCATGACCTGAGAGCAACATTGACAGCATACTTATCCTTGTCCCTCTCAACTTCAAATAGTCCATGTACAGTGTCACCATTCCAGTTAGGTCTCCAGCCTTCTGAATAGTCCTTTATTGTATCAAGCTTTTTCTGAATCAGTGGACACAACTGACTATTTCTCCACCTAAGCATTAGATCATTCTGCTTCACAATGCGATTGGTGAGGTAAAATTTGAGCCCCTCAAGCAGAGTAATAATAGGCTTGTCTCTATGCTCCAGGATGGTCCTATTAAATGCCTCACACATGTTGTTAACCTGGAGATcacagtgtgtgtgtgtgctatAAGCTGATCTTGTCCACATCTTAGGAGGTACATGCATCATTTCCAGCCAAGCATCttgattcaattctttcatGTTGTCCATAGCATTTTTCCATTGTGGTTCTGTGCTAGCCCTTGCAGCAGCCCATAAAGCATTCTTCAACTCTTCTCCTGGGAACCTCTTCCTGAAATTACTGTATAAGTGTCTGACACACAATCTGTGTTCAGTATCTGGACCCAGTTCAGCAATAGCAGGCACCAATCCCTAACAATAAAAAAAGTTAATCAACAAACCACACAATAAAACTAAAGGCTAAATTTAAATGAGACTAGAGGTAAAGAACCAAATACTTTTTGCTGGTCAGAGATGAATGCCCAATTTTGAGGTTTAACACTATTCAGATCATGTAGAAGAATGTTCAAGAACCAAGTCCAGGAATCCTTAGTTTCAGCTTCCACTACTGCAAATGCTATTGGAAACATTTGGTTGTTTCCATCTTTGCCTACAGCTGTGAGAAGTTGACCACCATACAGTCCCTTAAGGAAGCAGCCATCCAACCCAATTAAGGGTCTACAATGCTTGGCAAATGCAGTCTTAGTAGCTTCAAAGCAGACATAGATCCTCTCAAAGACTGGCCCATGTACTCCCACTGCTGATTTTATAACGACTGTGGACCCAGGATTGCTTCTCAGCAATTCAGCAGCATACTGCCTCAGATGACTGTATTGCTCCATACTTGCACCATGCAACATCTCCAGACTTTTCACCTTTGCCCTGTAAGCCTTGAACCTCCCTATCACAATGCCCCACCTGAGCCTTGCCTCCTCTATCAAGCCCCTCACTTTCAGATCTGGTGTGTGTCTCAGAATTTGCATAAATTTCTTAGCAAGCCAAAATGTCGTTGCCTGCCTGTTAGTGGCTAGCCTGCAGCAATTATGGTTGTTACAGAAGCTTACAATTTGCCATGTAGGCCTTGAGGGAGTCTTGCTTGCTCTCATGTAGAATGGACACTCATCAACACATTTAACCACCACCctctttttatcattttttgttATTGTCAGATTCTTCTTCGTTTGAATTGCAAAATCCTTGACAGCATCTGTAAACTGATCTTTGTTGTTGAAAGTCATACCTAACTCAAGGTGGACAAAATCCTCATCTGCAGTAGGCTTGAACTTAGGATATTTCCTTGAACCTTTTCCTTCATCATTACTTTCTGATGGACTTTCTAAGTCCTCAGAATCACCATCCTCATCTTGAAAGTCCTCATATGTACTGGGCTCCTGGTTACTTGACTCATTCACAGCTTGTGTATATGGCTCAGTAGAATCTTCTGCAAAAGTTGGATCTGGAGTGGCCTCAGGTATATTCAACAGAGACTCTTTAGGAAGCACGCAGAGCCAATCCCAATCTTCTTCATAATCACTGTCATCCATTGAAAAATCAGAGGGTGTGTCTTCATCATCTGGATCAAATTCAGCATCAGaattatcatcttcatcactgAGAACAACCTGACTGGACTTTCTTTTTCCCTTATCTACCCCCTTGTCTTTTTCCACAACATCAACCTGTTCATCATAATTTAATTTACATAACTTacataaacaacttaaacataatttaattcataaattGTCTCATAATTTCCTTACCTCGGCCTCCTTGTCTTGAATAATCTCAGCCTCTTTGTCTTGCACTACCTCGGCACCTATTCCCCTTTCAGATTGAAGAACCTGAGGATTATCATAAACATTAACACAGGATCAAGCTATTTTTTCATGACAAGTTAAAGATTATATTAACTTTATTTCAACTTAGACAAAAATTTCATTCATAATTTCATTACCTCAGCCTCCTTGTCTTGCACTAACTCAGCCTCTTTGACTGTCTCAGTCTCCTTCTCTTGAATTACCTCACCATCAAAGTCTTGAACAACCTCAGGAAGCTTGTCTTGTACTGCCTGAGACTCAGCTTCCTTCACTTGAACAGCCTCAGTTTCTTTGTCTTGCAATACCTCATCATCACTATCAGAATCAACTTGCAACACATCAGGAGTATCTTCAGCACTCTTGTAAGCAATTAGAGGAACAATATCTGCCTCTTCCACTATGTGTTCAACATATAGATCAACTTCAGCTATATCTTTAACATCTTCAATGAATTGTCTAACCTCTTCATCATTGGAAAGTGGACTAAAGCTGACAGAGCCATCACTTTGAACATGCCTATACCACAAACATTTGAACCTGGCATATCCCAGGTATTTTACAATCTTACCCAATTCAATGGATGAAATGAGATCCACATCATACGGATGCCAGACTTCGCAAAGCCCACTTGGATAGGGCATAGTTGGGTCAAATGTCAATTCACCCCCATGATACACACTCATGGTTATCTTATGGGGAGCAGTAGGCCTGCAGAAGAGACAATACAATAGAATACAATAAACTTTGTAAACTTTAGTGGAAGAGGGAATCTCGTGGACCACATGCAAGCACAAAGCAGAGAAAAGGATAGAGAATCTGACTAGGAAAGGCACCTACTTAAATAATATACATCAATGCACTTAAATCCTTCAACAACCATGACTCACAAGATAGAGAAAAGGATAAAATATATACCTGGAAACATAGTTTGCGGGCAAATCTCCATTGAGCCAAAAGTCCAATTTTGAAAACGGAGTTTTCTCTGGGACCATCTTCTCTGGGACCACCGTCTCTGGGACCACCGTCTCTTTTGTCGGAGTTTTCTTCTTTGGCCTTCGAGGGGTCTTCTTCGACACACCTTTTTTGTCGGTCGCCATTTCCTTCCTCTCGATTTTGCCTTCGGACCACCTTCTCACCACCGATGACCTTCTTACCCAGAAACCGTCTTCTCACACTCGCAATCGCAGTTCCTTCACGACCGCCGGGCTTCGTTCCTCTCGATTTGGTCGTCACCGTCGCGATTTGGAACCAAGTTGCAATTGGGAATGGATTAGGTTAGGATAAGACTCACGTGATCCTCACATGTTATGTCTGAATGCcacatcagaaaaaaaaaatgccatGTCAAACAAAAACGTTAAGTTTCTAACGGCAAATTAGCTtagggaccaaaactgctaaCGGAGCTAAACGTTGAGGTAccattatgctatttttaaacgtgGGGGATTAAGattgcacatttttgaaacgtgggggaccaaaagtgctatttagcctttaatctttattttagttattgaaatttttatttctatttttttattcctTATACAACACATTCATCATAGTTTTTTGTTctaattttatgattatttgTCATTAATCATTGAATTTTGaccatttataaataaattttagccagtagttttcatgtttatattattaatgttcATAGACATATAATAACATATGAAACTCATCACGTACacttaaaatatgaaaaacaaaTTCAGTCTTAGCAAAATGATTTTTGAAAGCCAAAAAAGTGCTATTTCCAAAATTTCAAATACAAAATTGTTTAATCTTATTCTAAAGCCTTTTAAAGATTTATTAGCCCTAATTAATTACTACAGTTTAATTCATTCTCTCTGATTTCGACATCACCCCCTTCAACATAGTggttccttttcttcttcaagTGCCCCAAAGGAGCCTTAAGCTAAAATGGTCGAAGGAAGGTTGTTTGCCTCCTTAAAATGAAGTCCACCAATCATGATCTCATGGATAAGGTCTCATAATGCCATACTTACCCAGAGCCCCCTCAATAACAGAGTTATCAGCCAGAGCAATTATTTGCTTGTTCAACTTTCCATATCTTCTCTGTTGGTTCAACTTTCCATACCTAAACTCTTCATATTTGGGCTCAACTATGCATTATGCAGCATTTTCATTGTTGGTTTGTTaacttcaataaaaaaaacattaaaaatctGTCTCAAACGCAATAGCTGCAAAATCCTCCAATAATAAATAAGAGACAACTTATCATTAGGATCAACATAAAATCAGCCTTTCAATTGAAtcatttccctttctttctcatTGCACTCCTTCATGCACTGCTTAGTCCTATTGTAGATCATCTCACGATTCTCTACTATTTTCTTCTTAGCAGCTCCAAGCTCTTGCTTTTTCACCAAGGCACATCCCTCTCCCCTCTTTCACTTCTTCAACTCAATGTCTTACCTGCAAAGGGAATTTGATCAATAATAGTAGAGAGGAGCTTACCTAGAATAAATGCCCTTGACTGACTGAGACCTTAAATAATCTGTACACTTGATGCTGCTATTATTTCACCTTCAACTGCTCTTAAGGTCTTTAGAACTTACTCTTGAATTGCATAATGCTCTATAGCATAACAAATTTCCTAGCcccaattaataaatattattttactcACCACTTTTCTTTCAATGTTTTACCATGGCAATCAAGGCTAATAAATTTATTAGTTAcccaattttttatttgatggtGTGCTTGAATTCTATAACCACTATACAGTTATAAAGACAAATAAATTTTGTAACTGTCTTGTTTTAATTTCCATATGCATTCTTCAGTCAAATGCATGACAACTTTAAACTTATAGCTTGATTAAATTTGTATTATCATTGTCCACTTTTAGGGCGTCTAATTTTCACAACAGAGCCACACAGTACACTGCCATCAAAAGAAAGAGCAATTGATGCATCCTCAGCTGTAAGGAAACAAACAACTCAAACCCATTGCATCATAGGGGTAAAACTAAATTTTCACATTTTGCGCTACAAACTCACAGTGCAGCTGATACACGGTTGAGCTTGTTGGATATGATGTACACCAACATATAGCAAGAGATTATTGAAGTCATCCATTACAGCTTTCTTAAAGGCTGAAGTTGGTAGATTCTCAAGATAAAGGCTTCGCATAGGCCGGGTAGCTTGCGTCTTTTAA
This is a stretch of genomic DNA from Lotus japonicus ecotype B-129 chromosome 1, LjGifu_v1.2. It encodes these proteins:
- the LOC130725844 gene encoding uncharacterized protein LOC130725844 — encoded protein: MTFNNKDQFTDAVKDFAIQTKKNLTITKNDKKRVVVKCVDECPFYMRASKTPSRPTWQIVSFCNNHNCCRLATNRQATTFWLAKKFMQILRHTPDLKVRGLIEEARLRWGIVIGRFKAYRAKVKSLEMLHGASMEQYSHLRQYAAELLRSNPGSTVVIKSAVGVHGPVFERIYVCFEATKTAFAKHCRPLIGLDGCFLKGLYGGQLLTAVGKDGNNQMFPIAFAVVEAETKDSWTWFLNILLHDLNSVKPQNWAFISDQQKGLVPAIAELGPDTEHRLCVRHLYSNFRKRFPGEELKNALWAAARASTEPQWKNAMDNMKELNQDAWLEMMHVPPKMWTRSAYSTHTHCDLQVNNMCEAFNRTILEHRDKPIITLLEGLKFYLTNRIVKQNDLMLRWRNSQLCPLIQKKLDTIKDYSEGWRPNWNGDTVHGLFEVERDKDKYAVNVALRSCACRRWDLTGIPCVHALACMWYNHHVPENMWTWHTG